A single genomic interval of Streptomyces sp. NBC_00663 harbors:
- a CDS encoding transposase: protein MAGDLSRRLVSDELWALAEPLLPAFTPRRQGGGTAPVDERAVLTAVVYVLTSGCAWRLLPPWLGVSPATAHRRFTAWTEAGVWRRLRRTAVRGGPARPGESDWAAVIVDAAAVRAAKVPFHALGKAPHETDTKSQNYSATPQLGHHQSP from the coding sequence ATGGCTGGTGATCTCTCCCGACGACTGGTCTCCGACGAGTTGTGGGCCCTGGCAGAGCCGTTGCTCCCCGCGTTCACGCCGCGCAGACAGGGCGGAGGCACGGCTCCCGTGGACGAGCGCGCGGTGCTCACCGCGGTGGTGTACGTGCTGACCAGCGGCTGCGCCTGGCGGCTGCTGCCGCCCTGGCTCGGGGTCTCGCCGGCGACCGCGCATCGCCGCTTCACCGCCTGGACGGAGGCCGGAGTGTGGCGACGGCTGCGCCGGACCGCGGTGCGTGGCGGGCCCGCGCGTCCGGGCGAGTCCGACTGGGCCGCCGTGATCGTGGACGCCGCGGCGGTGCGGGCCGCAAAGGTGCCCTTTCACGCCCTCGGAAAAGCACCACATGAGACGGACACGAAGTCACAGAATTACTCAGCAACCCCCCAACTCGGGCACCATCAAAGCCCTTGA
- a CDS encoding LuxR C-terminal-related transcriptional regulator, translated as MDHSPGVDEVELRILRLLCEGLGEAAIGRRVGLGHRTVQRRMRNLMTRWQVKGRVALGARAQELGLL; from the coding sequence ATGGATCACTCACCAGGCGTGGACGAAGTCGAACTGCGCATTCTGCGGTTGTTGTGCGAGGGGCTGGGCGAGGCCGCCATCGGGCGGAGAGTGGGCCTCGGGCATCGCACGGTTCAGCGCCGTATGCGAAATCTGATGACCCGTTGGCAGGTCAAGGGGCGGGTCGCGCTGGGCGCCCGCGCCCAGGAACTGGGTCTGCTGTAG
- a CDS encoding golvesin C-terminal-like domain-containing protein, with protein sequence MAGPDSVPTGDRVDVLGEDYKSSADIAWTSTGDAQGFHLLTATEKSGYAWKTLASLAEPGFDADQWIGNVCVTGSGKRAVVVYAPRTFTNDPKLMARGGFTAVVDLVTGAVTKLKVNASLSYYNPGCGTGETAVLTQSPGEDRKKTRLIRVDAATGRTATPVVVDGQVTSSVPAGDGKVAAAVGRTLVEIDGEGRKKKLATTGTVPYRISRDGDGGYVFLERVQRDSLKENETALVRRWADKKVTRLGSGPLGDTGLTRRGGQVYLTGGVKAEKGLPKTVTRLAGADKDATLSTKGAAIVQHTEWADGRSSPKYLQPDSALDARPVNVTATVRDSGEQAEFVVTPLKSKSAQWETSRTPSPLLGKAPKGTGKAPEGTQKASDETSGMRTNSLTTQPLSADDPADVTGTRTEIVESERTCSVPRNDPRNQAMQPKPRQVEWAVDKAVTGKLNLGASRSANWKNLGMPAYAPQTLFPNPTLEGGGRVPAQVLLGITTQESNMWQAARSAVPGVTGSPLIGNFYGIDYYDGNTDNDWDIDWSEADCGYGVTQVTDHMRLGGREHGKGGTAWGYDKQRAVGLDYAANIAAGLQILVDKWNQTRKAGLVVHDGNANRLENWFFALWAYNSGFYENVNGNDAWGVGWANNPANPEWDAGRMPFMEDRLGNEDASAAARPQNWPYPEKVLGFAAHPPSFIESPGTMVAAFRAAWWNGTSEDATVQGSAKYNRAKVKPPEDLFCGPYNWCEPSKIGDGAANEPGAGPCTRDDFKCWYNQSVSWKTDCSYSCGNEFFRFTSPDYDAEQADGTAYPPNCSRSGLPSGSMIIDDLPGGTPSVRPGCANADWSNEGSFSLDFGDGEAGLAHDGQTISAVWPAKVDLHQLGAGFGGHFYFGHDRSQGAKGERLKMTGTWTLNKAVSGPAKIWVHLPDHGAQVKYATYKISTAKGVKTRVINQNGSSNRWVSLGAFMFDDKPKVTLSTITQDGTGDKDIAYDAVAVQPISGRFVERTMTAAAIFDSNQNLNGNLPEEFYTPLRSMKTLYDWGMGLAYQGPRWDNPGADTVGITGAARCPTVVPVGECSGQRTYDAAEKWYKDIKAGGWTPNSDGTAPGMSIPVWMAMSNKRPDASQPASVALKTDDSYKIKSDVEISFIVDDSTGKIVSGSESGDYQVRIGNAHLPHFVTDIIQAIESDYGITKPDIDYTTYDALEYGKDVEAHPYTDGDTPGQVFFPHFRGARLNSDSTCVDFRAVGGGVHGYRPMIAHKYINDNVKAWVDKVKAHPETNIMIRNFAGDIYSMFFKNSGDNNIFGSQIGNAPPIWQDVAAAFCADGSVKPTHLVPNRDAVPNNGIVWQSYMPDLYLYVDDRMTDNLGRPSSQRIKLGDWGNFSNVPGVNSIGGNAYGKCDATDRGSGGNPWAVDAPVPIIGDGPGARPAGVVHCDAATTGFLDNYTP encoded by the coding sequence GTGGCCGGGCCGGACTCCGTGCCCACCGGCGACCGTGTCGACGTACTCGGCGAGGACTACAAGTCATCGGCGGACATCGCCTGGACCAGTACCGGTGACGCGCAGGGCTTCCATCTGCTGACCGCGACGGAGAAGAGCGGTTACGCGTGGAAGACGCTGGCGTCGCTGGCCGAGCCGGGGTTCGACGCGGACCAGTGGATCGGCAACGTGTGTGTCACCGGGTCGGGGAAGCGCGCGGTGGTCGTGTACGCGCCGCGCACGTTCACCAACGACCCGAAGCTGATGGCACGCGGTGGTTTCACGGCCGTGGTCGACCTGGTCACCGGCGCCGTGACGAAACTGAAGGTCAACGCCTCGCTGTCGTACTACAACCCGGGTTGCGGCACCGGTGAGACCGCGGTGCTGACGCAGTCGCCGGGGGAGGACCGGAAGAAGACCCGGTTGATCCGGGTCGACGCGGCAACCGGCAGGACCGCCACGCCCGTTGTGGTGGACGGGCAGGTCACCTCCTCCGTGCCGGCCGGTGACGGGAAGGTCGCCGCGGCGGTCGGCCGCACGCTCGTCGAGATCGACGGCGAGGGGCGTAAGAAGAAGCTCGCCACCACGGGTACCGTGCCGTACCGCATCAGCCGCGACGGCGACGGCGGTTATGTGTTCCTGGAGCGGGTGCAGCGCGACAGCCTCAAGGAGAACGAGACGGCCCTCGTGCGGCGTTGGGCCGACAAGAAGGTCACGCGGCTCGGCTCCGGACCGCTCGGCGACACCGGGCTGACCAGGCGCGGCGGCCAGGTCTATCTCACCGGTGGGGTGAAGGCCGAGAAGGGTCTGCCGAAGACCGTCACCCGGCTGGCCGGGGCGGACAAGGACGCGACCCTCTCCACCAAGGGTGCCGCGATCGTCCAGCACACCGAGTGGGCGGACGGCAGGAGTTCGCCGAAGTACCTCCAGCCCGACTCGGCGCTCGACGCCCGGCCCGTGAACGTCACGGCGACGGTCCGGGACAGCGGTGAGCAGGCCGAGTTCGTGGTGACGCCGCTGAAGTCGAAGTCGGCGCAGTGGGAGACCTCGCGCACGCCGTCACCGCTGCTGGGCAAGGCGCCCAAAGGCACGGGTAAAGCGCCCGAAGGCACGCAGAAGGCGTCCGACGAGACGTCGGGCATGCGCACCAACTCCCTCACCACCCAGCCCCTTTCGGCCGACGACCCGGCCGACGTCACCGGCACCCGCACCGAGATCGTCGAGTCGGAACGGACCTGTTCCGTGCCCCGCAACGACCCGCGCAACCAGGCGATGCAGCCCAAGCCGCGTCAGGTGGAGTGGGCCGTCGACAAGGCCGTGACCGGGAAGTTGAACCTCGGCGCCTCGCGGTCGGCGAACTGGAAGAACCTCGGGATGCCGGCGTACGCGCCGCAGACCCTGTTCCCGAACCCGACCCTGGAGGGCGGCGGCCGGGTGCCGGCGCAGGTGCTGCTCGGCATCACCACGCAGGAGTCGAACATGTGGCAGGCCGCCCGTTCGGCGGTGCCCGGCGTCACGGGCAGTCCGCTGATCGGGAACTTCTACGGCATCGACTACTACGACGGCAACACCGACAACGACTGGGACATCGACTGGTCCGAGGCCGACTGCGGCTACGGCGTCACCCAGGTCACCGACCACATGCGTCTCGGCGGCCGGGAGCACGGCAAGGGCGGCACCGCCTGGGGCTACGACAAGCAGCGCGCCGTGGGCCTCGACTACGCCGCGAACATAGCCGCCGGTCTTCAGATCCTGGTCGACAAGTGGAACCAGACCCGCAAGGCCGGCCTCGTCGTCCACGACGGCAACGCCAACCGGCTGGAGAACTGGTTCTTCGCGCTGTGGGCGTACAACTCGGGCTTCTACGAGAACGTCAACGGCAACGACGCCTGGGGCGTGGGCTGGGCCAACAACCCCGCCAACCCCGAATGGGACGCCGGCCGTATGCCGTTCATGGAGGACCGGCTCGGCAACGAGGACGCCTCGGCCGCCGCGCGTCCGCAGAACTGGCCCTACCCGGAGAAGGTGCTGGGCTTCGCCGCCCACCCCCCGTCCTTCATCGAGTCCCCGGGCACGATGGTCGCGGCGTTCCGCGCGGCCTGGTGGAACGGCACCTCCGAGGACGCCACCGTCCAGGGCTCGGCCAAGTACAACCGAGCCAAGGTCAAGCCGCCGGAGGACCTGTTCTGCGGCCCGTACAACTGGTGCGAGCCGTCGAAGATCGGTGACGGCGCGGCCAATGAGCCCGGCGCGGGGCCGTGCACCCGCGACGACTTCAAGTGCTGGTACAACCAGTCGGTGAGCTGGAAGACGGACTGCTCGTACTCGTGCGGCAACGAGTTCTTCCGCTTCACCTCGCCCGACTACGACGCCGAACAGGCGGACGGCACCGCCTACCCGCCCAACTGCTCCCGGTCCGGGCTGCCTTCGGGCTCGATGATCATCGACGACCTGCCCGGCGGCACCCCGTCGGTCCGGCCCGGCTGCGCCAACGCCGACTGGTCCAACGAGGGCAGCTTCTCCCTCGACTTCGGTGACGGAGAGGCGGGGCTCGCCCATGACGGGCAGACCATCTCCGCCGTCTGGCCGGCCAAGGTCGATCTGCACCAGCTCGGGGCCGGCTTCGGCGGTCACTTCTACTTCGGCCACGACCGCTCGCAGGGTGCCAAGGGCGAACGGCTGAAGATGACCGGCACCTGGACGCTGAACAAGGCGGTCAGCGGGCCCGCGAAGATCTGGGTCCACCTGCCCGACCACGGGGCGCAGGTCAAGTACGCCACGTACAAGATCTCCACCGCCAAGGGCGTCAAGACCCGGGTCATCAACCAGAACGGCAGCTCCAACCGCTGGGTGTCCCTCGGCGCGTTCATGTTCGACGACAAGCCGAAGGTCACGCTGTCGACCATCACGCAGGACGGCACCGGGGACAAGGACATCGCGTACGACGCCGTGGCGGTGCAGCCGATCAGCGGGCGGTTCGTGGAGCGGACCATGACCGCGGCGGCCATCTTCGACTCCAACCAGAACCTCAACGGCAACCTGCCGGAGGAGTTCTACACGCCGCTGCGCAGCATGAAGACCCTGTACGACTGGGGCATGGGCCTGGCCTACCAGGGGCCGCGCTGGGACAACCCCGGGGCGGACACGGTCGGCATCACCGGCGCCGCGCGCTGCCCCACGGTCGTGCCGGTGGGCGAGTGCAGCGGACAGCGGACCTACGACGCCGCCGAGAAGTGGTACAAGGACATCAAGGCGGGCGGCTGGACGCCGAACTCCGACGGAACGGCGCCCGGTATGTCCATCCCGGTGTGGATGGCCATGTCCAACAAGCGCCCGGACGCGTCGCAGCCGGCGAGCGTGGCCCTCAAGACCGACGACAGCTACAAGATCAAGAGTGATGTCGAGATCAGCTTCATCGTCGACGACTCCACCGGGAAGATCGTCTCCGGGAGCGAGTCGGGCGACTACCAGGTCCGGATCGGCAACGCCCATCTGCCGCACTTCGTGACCGACATCATCCAGGCCATCGAGTCGGACTACGGCATCACCAAGCCCGACATCGACTACACCACGTACGACGCCCTCGAGTACGGCAAGGACGTGGAGGCCCATCCGTACACCGACGGCGACACCCCGGGGCAGGTGTTCTTCCCGCACTTCCGGGGAGCGCGGCTGAACTCGGACAGCACGTGCGTGGACTTCCGGGCGGTCGGCGGCGGTGTGCACGGATACCGGCCGATGATCGCGCACAAGTACATCAACGACAACGTCAAGGCGTGGGTGGACAAGGTGAAGGCCCACCCCGAGACCAACATCATGATCCGGAACTTCGCCGGTGACATCTACTCGATGTTCTTCAAGAACAGCGGGGACAACAACATCTTCGGCAGTCAGATCGGCAACGCCCCGCCGATCTGGCAGGACGTCGCGGCCGCGTTCTGCGCGGACGGCAGCGTCAAGCCGACGCATCTGGTGCCTAACCGGGACGCGGTGCCGAACAACGGCATCGTCTGGCAGAGCTACATGCCCGACCTGTACCTCTATGTAGACGACCGGATGACCGACAACCTCGGCCGGCCGTCCAGCCAGCGGATCAAGCTGGGAGACTGGGGGAACTTCTCCAACGTTCCCGGCGTCAACAGCATCGGCGGGAACGCCTACGGGAAGTGCGACGCGACCGACCGCGGCAGCGGCGGCAACCCGTGGGCCGTGGACGCTCCCGTGCCGATCATCGGTGACGGACCCGGCGCCCGTCCGGCCGGTGTCGTGCACTGCGACGCCGCGACCACCGGGTTCCTCGACAACTACACGCCGTAG
- a CDS encoding GatB/YqeY domain-containing protein: MTTTLKSKLQADLNAAIKERDELRSSTLRLTLTAITKEEVAGKEKRELSDDEVLKVITKEAKKRREAADAFAQGGRAESAEREKAEGEVLAEYLPKQLSDDELNDIVAQAVEEAKAAGAEGPRAMGAVMKIVNPKVAGLAEGGRVAAAVKKLLAG, encoded by the coding sequence ATGACCACCACGCTCAAGTCGAAGCTTCAGGCAGACCTCAACGCCGCGATCAAGGAGCGCGATGAGCTCCGCTCCTCGACGCTCCGGCTGACCCTCACCGCGATCACCAAGGAGGAGGTCGCGGGCAAGGAGAAGCGTGAGCTCTCCGACGACGAGGTCCTCAAGGTGATCACCAAGGAGGCGAAGAAGCGCCGCGAGGCTGCGGACGCCTTCGCCCAGGGTGGTCGGGCCGAGAGCGCCGAGCGGGAGAAGGCGGAGGGCGAGGTGCTCGCCGAGTACCTGCCCAAGCAGCTGTCCGACGACGAGCTGAACGACATCGTCGCCCAGGCCGTCGAGGAGGCGAAGGCGGCGGGCGCCGAGGGGCCGCGGGCCATGGGCGCCGTCATGAAGATCGTGAACCCGAAGGTCGCCGGTCTCGCCGAGGGTGGCCGCGTCGCCGCCGCGGTGAAGAAGCTGCTCGCCGGCTGA
- a CDS encoding metallophosphoesterase — MRARYGVPLGMAAIGAAGLLYSAGFEARSFRLRRVTVPVLPAGMRPLRVLQVSDIHMVGGQRKKQRWLRSLAGLRPDFVINTGDNLSDPEGVPEVLDALGPLMEFPGAYVFGSNDYYGPKPRNPARYLLEKTSGRHGLNGNPPAVGVVHNPWEDLRDGFDAAGWLNLTNTRGTLKVEGVSVELTGLDDPHIKRDRYAEVAGGPSSSVDFSMGVVHAPYLRVLDAYASDAYPLILAGHTHGGQLCIPFYGALVTNCDLDTDRVKGLSTHTAEGRTSYLHVSAGCGTNRYTPVRFACPPEATLLTLVGRE; from the coding sequence ATGCGCGCGCGATACGGAGTTCCTTTGGGAATGGCGGCGATTGGCGCCGCCGGACTGCTGTACTCGGCGGGCTTCGAAGCCCGCTCCTTCCGTCTGCGACGGGTGACGGTCCCTGTGCTGCCCGCCGGCATGCGGCCCCTGCGCGTGCTCCAGGTCTCCGACATCCACATGGTCGGCGGCCAGCGCAAGAAGCAGCGCTGGCTGCGCTCGCTGGCGGGACTGCGCCCGGACTTCGTGATCAACACCGGCGACAACCTGTCGGACCCGGAGGGCGTGCCCGAGGTCCTGGACGCGCTGGGCCCGCTGATGGAGTTCCCGGGGGCGTACGTCTTCGGCTCCAACGACTACTACGGCCCGAAGCCCCGTAACCCCGCTCGCTACCTCCTGGAGAAGACGAGCGGCCGGCACGGTCTGAACGGGAACCCGCCCGCGGTCGGCGTGGTTCACAACCCGTGGGAGGACCTGCGGGACGGTTTCGACGCGGCGGGCTGGCTGAACCTGACGAACACGCGCGGCACGCTGAAGGTCGAGGGCGTGTCGGTGGAACTGACGGGACTGGACGACCCGCACATCAAGCGGGACCGGTACGCGGAGGTGGCGGGCGGCCCGTCGTCCTCGGTGGACTTCTCGATGGGCGTGGTGCACGCGCCGTATCTGCGCGTCCTTGACGCGTACGCGTCCGACGCCTACCCCTTGATCCTGGCCGGCCACACGCACGGCGGCCAGCTGTGCATCCCCTTCTACGGCGCCCTGGTCACCAACTGCGACCTCGACACGGACCGGGTGAAGGGCCTGTCGACGCACACGGCGGAGGGCAGGACGTCCTACCTGCACGTCTCGGCAGGCTGCGGCACGAACCGCTACACGCCGGTACGGTTCGCGTGCCCGCCGGAGGCGACGCTGCTGACGTTGGTGGGGCGGGAGTAG
- a CDS encoding Pr6Pr family membrane protein — MTAPIPRDIPDLPAIPGMPALLPSPVPATAVVAPVRRPLTAAYRLLVALTAAAAVTIDLLLGSPPRVLSYFTIQSAVLLALVSTASARRAWTARRPLPAALTGATLLYVLLAGLVYHLLLAETTTPFSMTDTAAPTGWARITNVVLHTALPIAATLDWLLLTAPGRLRLRNAATWLAYPLAYLAFSFTRGELLLPGTPARYLYPFLDVDLHGYKTVLGNALLLGLSFYALAVLLVALDHIRPNPLRHRTHHRAKTGFRLQPPVG; from the coding sequence ATGACCGCCCCGATACCCAGGGACATCCCGGATCTTCCCGCGATCCCGGGCATGCCCGCGCTGCTGCCCTCCCCCGTCCCCGCCACGGCGGTGGTGGCCCCTGTACGCCGCCCGCTGACCGCCGCGTACCGCCTTCTGGTCGCTCTGACGGCCGCCGCGGCGGTGACGATCGACCTGCTCCTGGGCAGCCCGCCACGAGTCCTCAGCTACTTCACGATCCAGAGCGCCGTCCTGCTGGCCTTGGTCTCCACGGCATCGGCCCGCAGGGCCTGGACCGCACGCCGCCCGCTGCCGGCCGCGCTGACCGGCGCGACACTGTTGTATGTCCTGCTCGCGGGCCTGGTGTATCACCTGCTCCTGGCGGAGACGACTACGCCGTTCTCCATGACGGACACGGCGGCGCCGACGGGCTGGGCAAGGATCACGAACGTGGTCCTGCACACGGCCCTGCCGATCGCGGCGACCCTGGACTGGCTGCTCCTGACGGCCCCCGGCCGCCTGCGCCTACGCAACGCGGCGACCTGGCTCGCGTACCCCCTCGCCTACCTGGCCTTCTCCTTCACCCGAGGCGAGCTGCTCCTGCCCGGCACGCCGGCCCGCTACCTCTACCCGTTCCTGGACGTCGACCTCCACGGCTACAAGACCGTCCTCGGCAACGCCCTCCTCCTCGGCCTCTCCTTCTACGCCCTCGCCGTCCTCCTCGTGGCCCTCGACCACATCCGCCCGAACCCCCTCCGCCACCGCACCCACCACCGCGCCAAAACCGGATTTCGTCTCCAGCCACCAGTGGGCTAA
- a CDS encoding ATP-binding protein: MTYDIAAPEPAGMVASLSSLGYSLPAAVADLVDNSIAAEARHIDVEFTWAGRDSWIAVADDGRGMSAQELVTAMTVAARGPATSRSSTDLGRFGVGLKSASFSQSRQLSVATATDGVWHVRTWDLDVVEESGEWRLLHGTDVDTTIVLDRLRSGTDHGTIVLWRRLNGYNGGDVREDDERTQKQFYAEAARTESHLGMVFARFLTGSRRRNLRVSGTPVDPWDPFMGNHPSVQRLPTEELPLGGSSVRVEAFILPSAHRLTPEEYGLAAGPQGWLDQQGFYVYRRNRLILAGDWLGQRGMRREEKYNLARIAVDIPAEADVEWGVDVRKSSVVPPVGLRPHLHRIARQARARAADVLRHRGQVAARTHGDPLSYAWNVRRPDGRVTCRINRSHPLVQAALRPGGNSTADVRALIRLLEETVPVAALRVMHETDTSDDPEPFGGPGLADEGATEVAERIYESLVSGGRSPAAARERLRTMPPFDQLQGFWSG; encoded by the coding sequence ATGACGTACGACATCGCGGCCCCCGAACCCGCGGGCATGGTGGCTTCGCTCAGCTCCCTGGGGTACTCGTTGCCAGCTGCCGTCGCGGATCTCGTCGACAACAGCATCGCGGCTGAGGCCCGGCACATCGACGTCGAGTTCACCTGGGCGGGACGGGACTCATGGATCGCAGTCGCCGACGACGGCAGGGGCATGAGCGCCCAGGAACTCGTCACGGCAATGACCGTGGCGGCTCGCGGGCCCGCGACCTCACGTTCCTCCACTGACCTGGGCCGTTTCGGCGTCGGTCTGAAGTCCGCCTCGTTCTCGCAGTCGCGGCAACTCTCCGTGGCCACAGCGACCGACGGTGTGTGGCACGTACGGACCTGGGACCTCGATGTCGTTGAGGAGTCAGGCGAGTGGAGGCTCCTCCACGGAACAGACGTCGACACAACCATCGTGCTGGACAGGCTTCGGAGCGGCACTGACCACGGGACGATCGTGCTCTGGCGGCGGCTCAACGGCTACAACGGTGGTGACGTCCGCGAGGACGACGAGCGCACCCAGAAGCAGTTCTACGCCGAGGCCGCCCGCACGGAGTCGCACCTCGGAATGGTATTCGCCCGATTCCTCACCGGGAGCCGCCGCCGGAACCTGCGCGTGTCCGGAACCCCGGTGGACCCCTGGGATCCGTTCATGGGTAATCACCCCTCTGTCCAGCGGCTCCCCACGGAGGAACTGCCTCTCGGCGGCAGTTCCGTGAGGGTCGAGGCGTTCATCCTCCCCAGCGCCCACCGGCTTACCCCGGAGGAGTACGGCCTGGCTGCAGGACCACAAGGATGGCTCGACCAGCAGGGCTTCTACGTCTACCGCCGCAACCGCCTGATCCTGGCCGGCGACTGGCTGGGACAGAGAGGCATGCGTCGCGAGGAGAAGTACAACCTGGCACGCATCGCCGTCGACATCCCGGCCGAGGCGGACGTCGAATGGGGTGTCGACGTGAGGAAGTCCAGCGTCGTCCCGCCCGTGGGCCTACGTCCGCATCTCCACCGCATCGCACGACAGGCCCGGGCGAGGGCCGCAGACGTGCTGCGGCACCGTGGACAGGTTGCTGCGCGTACGCACGGTGATCCCCTGTCGTACGCGTGGAACGTGCGCCGACCGGATGGCAGGGTCACGTGCCGGATCAACCGCAGCCATCCACTGGTCCAGGCTGCTCTGCGCCCCGGCGGCAACAGCACTGCAGACGTACGCGCATTGATCCGGCTTCTGGAGGAGACGGTGCCCGTCGCCGCCCTCCGTGTGATGCATGAGACGGACACCAGCGACGACCCGGAACCGTTCGGTGGTCCAGGACTCGCCGACGAAGGGGCTACCGAGGTGGCAGAGCGCATTTACGAGTCACTCGTCTCGGGCGGCCGATCGCCCGCCGCTGCGCGCGAGAGGTTGCGGACCATGCCTCCCTTCGACCAACTGCAGGGCTTCTGGAGCGGATGA